One Candidatus Niyogibacteria bacterium genomic region harbors:
- a CDS encoding polyprenol monophosphomannose synthase has protein sequence MASIFVVTPTYNERDNLEKLVKKIIGAGIASLKIIVVDDNSPDGTGELAEKLAKIYPLKVLHRANKSGLGTAYVHAFKKILSGEFNDGGLPDYIVQIDADLSHDPEVIMRMLAKMPECDVVLGSRYIPGGEIKNWGFLRRLISRFGNIYARLILALPHQDLTGGFKCWKKEALAAIDWNSLSSIGYNFQIETTYRAYKKGFKICEIPIIFTERKTGVSKFNPKIILESFWKVLVLRFKNRKNK, from the coding sequence ATGGCCTCAATATTTGTCGTAACGCCGACCTATAACGAAAGGGATAATCTGGAAAAGCTCGTCAAAAAAATAATCGGCGCCGGAATCGCGAGCCTCAAAATAATCGTGGTTGATGACAATTCTCCGGACGGCACCGGAGAACTGGCCGAGAAGCTGGCCAAAATTTATCCGCTAAAAGTCCTGCACCGCGCGAACAAATCCGGCCTCGGCACCGCCTATGTCCACGCTTTTAAAAAAATACTAAGCGGCGAATTTAACGATGGGGGCCTGCCCGATTATATCGTGCAAATTGACGCCGATTTATCGCACGACCCCGAGGTAATTATGCGAATGCTTGCCAAAATGCCGGAATGCGACGTGGTTTTGGGATCGCGCTACATCCCGGGCGGAGAAATAAAAAATTGGGGCTTTCTGCGCCGGCTGATCAGCCGCTTCGGCAATATATACGCGCGTTTAATCCTTGCCCTCCCCCATCAAGACCTGACCGGAGGATTTAAATGCTGGAAAAAAGAGGCTCTGGCGGCCATAGACTGGAATTCCCTTTCTTCAATCGGCTACAATTTTCAGATTGAGACCACTTATCGCGCTTACAAAAAGGGATTTAAGATTTGTGAAATCCCGATAATTTTTACCGAGCGCAAAACCGGCGTTTCAAAATTCAATCCCAAAATAATCCTTGAAAGTTTCTGGAAAGTGCTGGTTTTGAGGTTTAAAAATAGAAAAAATAAATAA
- a CDS encoding glycosyltransferase family 39 protein, producing the protein MKTRNWLILILILAAVLRFWGLSRGDTVNDEVFYGFRAVGLMDFDEAAEQTTPLEWLDPNIPSWTKLSFHDHPPLVFWVQHFSILLFGENNFALRFPSAVLGILSVYLLYLIGRRLYSARAGLVAAALMAVTLNSVYISRTGLQEAFVIFFLLLASYFFLRSLDEENYLIWLGAALGLGFLTKYNVFVLVPIFTTYLLFFRRDYFLNKKLWLGGALAAIIFSPVIIYNIKLYQTVGHFDFQFSYIFGQNPEVWKIAPGKEIGGLTDRLKNFVLRFIASNSWLFLGIFAAAASAALVGAIKKRKEFLKENSFLLLASAYLLLLLAAIGPSYRFLTMLTPFMALGTGVFLNYIYKSKIFLLALGVFLAFEIFYSFNNQITYYPIGPQLWLSSKVRYENYNWGYNALGDFFKKELKEKMPAIRFDARYKFIEKAQDKSLELAQKNGFEPFPAMIITYGNFDRGAKLWVLDRLHIYHGWPVIDLDTYFKYLSENGPDYYERVGFKHYYFVLAANIVPSYEFQKIVGDTKSLSVLNPRGDETFRIYKF; encoded by the coding sequence ATGAAAACCAGAAATTGGCTAATTTTGATACTTATACTTGCCGCGGTTTTACGTTTTTGGGGGCTCTCCCGAGGCGACACCGTAAACGATGAGGTCTTTTATGGATTTCGGGCCGTCGGCCTTATGGATTTTGACGAGGCAGCCGAACAAACAACGCCTCTTGAATGGCTTGATCCGAACATCCCCTCATGGACCAAACTCTCCTTCCACGACCATCCGCCGCTGGTATTCTGGGTCCAGCATTTCTCCATTTTGCTTTTCGGAGAAAATAATTTTGCTCTGCGCTTTCCGTCAGCCGTACTGGGCATTTTATCGGTTTATCTTTTGTATTTAATCGGCCGGCGGCTTTACTCGGCGCGCGCCGGCTTGGTGGCCGCGGCCTTAATGGCCGTAACGCTCAACTCGGTTTATATTTCGCGGACAGGACTGCAGGAAGCATTCGTGATATTTTTCCTGCTTTTGGCGTCTTATTTTTTTCTGCGCTCGCTTGATGAAGAAAATTATCTAATCTGGCTTGGCGCCGCGCTCGGACTCGGATTTTTGACAAAATATAACGTTTTTGTGCTTGTTCCGATTTTTACAACCTATTTGCTATTTTTCAGGCGCGATTATTTTTTGAATAAAAAATTGTGGCTCGGCGGGGCGCTGGCCGCGATTATTTTCAGCCCGGTGATAATTTACAATATTAAACTTTACCAAACGGTCGGGCATTTTGACTTTCAATTTTCTTATATTTTCGGCCAAAATCCAGAGGTCTGGAAAATCGCTCCGGGCAAAGAAATCGGGGGCCTTACGGACCGACTTAAGAACTTCGTTTTGCGCTTTATCGCAAGCAATTCGTGGCTGTTTCTCGGGATTTTCGCGGCGGCGGCATCTGCGGCACTTGTAGGTGCGATAAAGAAACGAAAAGAGTTTTTAAAAGAAAATTCCTTTCTTCTTCTTGCCTCCGCTTACTTGCTTTTGTTACTAGCCGCAATCGGCCCCTCATACCGCTTTTTAACCATGCTTACGCCGTTTATGGCCCTTGGCACCGGAGTTTTTCTGAATTACATTTATAAAAGCAAAATTTTTCTTCTCGCTCTCGGTGTATTTCTTGCGTTTGAAATTTTTTATTCTTTCAACAACCAAATCACCTACTACCCCATCGGGCCCCAGCTGTGGCTTTCTTCAAAAGTCCGCTATGAAAATTACAACTGGGGTTATAACGCGCTCGGAGATTTTTTTAAAAAAGAACTCAAAGAAAAAATGCCGGCTATAAGATTTGACGCGCGCTATAAATTTATTGAAAAAGCGCAGGATAAATCTTTAGAGCTTGCTCAAAAAAACGGCTTTGAACCGTTCCCGGCTATGATTATAACCTACGGCAATTTTGACCGCGGAGCGAAACTCTGGGTTTTAGACCGGCTGCATATTTATCACGGCTGGCCGGTGATTGATCTGGATACCTATTTTAAGTATTTATCCGAAAACGGCCCTGACTATTACGAGCGAGTTGGTTTTAAGCATTACTATTTCGTGTTGGCTGCTAATATCGTTCCCTCTTACGAATTCCAAAAAATAGTCGGGGATACCAAATCCTTGAGCGTTTTAAATCCTCGGGGTGATGAGACGTTTAGGATCTATAAATTTTAA
- a CDS encoding DUF2079 domain-containing protein — protein MKILSERKAFFAVLAAIFVYIAVVGSVSVARHYDFQTQAWDMGIFFQTFWNTAQGRIMQNSIEEVSNHLGVHMSPIIFVLLPGFLVFPSAYYLLIIQTLALALGALPLYLFAKKVLERRGSALIIAFGYLLYPALHWVNFFDFHPIAFLIPALLAAFYFFNEKKWLWFWVFMVLASVTQEDAILAVAFSGLFLAVLHWRQRDERKNGLWVAAAALGYFIISVKLIMPVFGGGLLRLDRYAALGGSFSEIARNLFTHPPLFFKTAFTAPKLTYLFWIFFPVLFLPFIRPLSLLLLVPGLLENLLTNFSSQFSGFYQYDSMLIAGIFISSVYGLKSLLKIWPEKIIWVKWLFAAVILAGFLFRSPVSPFYFPTEIFKSNERRQTLRQIVKNIPGEISVSAHANILPHLAKRERVYMLGSEPFWVDGKPFRPDAVIIDGGDLFGFYNPEALQSYADSYALSGEYNIQVIRERYIIFGRK, from the coding sequence ATGAAAATTTTAAGCGAGCGAAAGGCGTTTTTTGCGGTTTTAGCCGCGATTTTCGTTTATATCGCGGTTGTCGGCTCTGTTTCCGTCGCGCGCCACTACGATTTTCAAACGCAGGCCTGGGATATGGGAATTTTTTTTCAGACCTTCTGGAACACGGCTCAAGGCAGAATAATGCAAAACAGTATTGAAGAAGTGTCGAACCATCTGGGGGTTCACATGAGTCCGATTATTTTTGTTTTGCTTCCGGGTTTTTTGGTTTTCCCCAGCGCTTATTACCTGCTGATTATTCAGACATTGGCGCTTGCCCTTGGCGCGCTGCCGCTCTATCTGTTTGCCAAAAAAGTTCTGGAGCGCAGGGGTTCGGCTTTAATTATCGCCTTCGGGTACCTTTTATATCCCGCGCTTCACTGGGTAAATTTTTTTGATTTTCATCCGATAGCTTTTTTGATTCCGGCGCTGCTTGCGGCTTTTTATTTTTTTAACGAAAAAAAATGGCTCTGGTTTTGGGTATTTATGGTTTTGGCATCTGTCACCCAGGAAGACGCCATTTTAGCAGTCGCGTTTAGCGGTTTATTTTTGGCCGTTTTACATTGGCGACAAAGGGACGAAAGAAAAAATGGTTTGTGGGTCGCGGCCGCGGCGCTGGGCTATTTTATAATTTCAGTTAAATTGATTATGCCGGTTTTCGGAGGGGGGTTGTTGCGTCTTGACCGATATGCCGCGCTTGGCGGAAGTTTTTCGGAGATTGCGCGAAATTTATTTACGCATCCGCCGCTTTTTTTCAAAACGGCTTTTACCGCGCCGAAACTCACTTATTTATTTTGGATTTTTTTTCCGGTTTTATTTTTGCCGTTTATCCGCCCGCTTTCCCTTTTACTTTTAGTTCCGGGGCTTCTGGAAAATCTTTTGACCAATTTTTCCAGCCAATTTTCAGGATTTTATCAATATGACTCAATGCTCATCGCCGGAATTTTTATATCCTCGGTTTACGGCCTTAAGTCCTTATTAAAAATTTGGCCTGAAAAAATAATTTGGGTAAAATGGCTGTTTGCCGCCGTCATACTTGCCGGATTTTTATTTCGTTCTCCCGTCAGTCCCTTTTATTTTCCGACAGAAATTTTTAAATCAAATGAACGCCGCCAGACTCTGCGGCAAATCGTTAAAAATATTCCCGGGGAGATATCAGTTTCCGCCCATGCCAATATTTTGCCGCATCTGGCAAAGCGCGAGCGTGTTTATATGCTTGGCAGCGAACCTTTTTGGGTCGACGGTAAGCCTTTCCGTCCGGATGCGGTTATCATAGACGGCGGGGATTTATTCGGTTTTTACAATCCCGAGGCCTTGCAGTCTTATGCCGATTCTTACGCGCTTTCCGGCGAGTACAATATTCAAGTTATTCGTGAAAGATATATTATATTCGGGAGGAAATAA
- the typA gene encoding translational GTPase TypA: MEIRNIAIIAHVDHGKTTLTDALMRQSGVAEEGVSMDSNALELERGITIYSKNAAIFYKDTKINIVDTPGHADFGSEVERVLHSIDSVLLVVDAQEGPMPQTRFVLKKSLELGLKPIVVINKIDKPAADPKRTEEQTLELFLELGANDEQADFPVIYAIGREGIAKLKLEDESKDLTPLLDAILKHIPPTSSSTIDLPLRLQPFNLAYDNFLGRLAVSRVYEGSVSAGQNVFVKKPESEARAGKITRIFTFRGLKRIETERAEAGDIVMIAGIPDIDIGETVASNSDTPPLPAIAVDEPTIVLNFLINNSPFAGREGKFVTSRQLRERLKRELEVNVGLRVDFNSSENFTVSGRGELHIAILLENMRREGYEVQVSQPQVIFHQEENGERSEPFEEVIIDTPSQHQGTIIERLGKRRFVMKDIKTRGNSVRIIFEGPTRGILGYRSQFVIDTKGEGIISSRVIGFKPYAGEIKKRSTGSMISMADGKALGYSLWNLQDRGVLYIGPSAEVYEGMVIGNTSKGEEMSVNPTKGKQLTNVRASGSDEAIALTPPYELTIERGLEVIAVDEYLEITPKSVRLRKQHLTKIDRSRARNKI, translated from the coding sequence ATGGAAATACGCAATATCGCTATTATCGCTCATGTAGACCACGGCAAAACCACTTTGACCGATGCTTTGATGCGTCAGTCCGGGGTTGCCGAAGAAGGGGTCTCAATGGATTCAAACGCCCTTGAACTTGAGCGCGGAATTACGATTTATTCAAAAAACGCGGCGATTTTTTACAAAGATACAAAAATAAATATCGTAGACACTCCCGGGCACGCCGATTTCGGCTCCGAGGTTGAACGGGTTTTACACTCAATTGATTCGGTCCTTTTGGTGGTTGACGCGCAAGAGGGGCCGATGCCCCAGACCCGTTTTGTTCTAAAAAAGTCGCTTGAGCTGGGATTGAAACCGATTGTGGTTATAAATAAAATTGATAAGCCCGCGGCCGACCCGAAACGCACCGAAGAACAAACGCTTGAGCTTTTTTTGGAGCTTGGCGCGAACGACGAACAAGCCGATTTTCCGGTGATTTATGCCATAGGCCGCGAAGGTATAGCCAAATTAAAACTTGAAGACGAATCCAAGGATTTGACTCCCCTGCTTGACGCCATTCTCAAACATATTCCGCCGACATCAAGTTCCACGATTGACCTGCCGCTTAGATTGCAGCCATTTAATCTTGCCTATGATAATTTTTTGGGGCGGCTTGCGGTATCGCGGGTTTACGAGGGCTCGGTAAGCGCGGGCCAAAATGTGTTTGTCAAAAAACCCGAGAGCGAGGCCCGCGCGGGAAAAATAACGCGTATATTCACTTTCCGAGGATTGAAACGGATTGAAACCGAACGCGCTGAAGCCGGAGACATCGTGATGATAGCCGGAATTCCGGATATTGATATCGGCGAAACCGTGGCTTCAAACTCCGATACTCCTCCCCTACCCGCAATCGCGGTGGATGAGCCGACGATTGTTTTGAATTTTTTGATTAATAATTCGCCTTTTGCCGGACGCGAAGGAAAATTCGTAACCTCGCGCCAGCTTCGCGAACGGCTCAAACGAGAACTGGAAGTGAATGTCGGCCTGCGCGTTGATTTTAATTCGTCAGAAAATTTTACGGTGTCCGGCCGGGGCGAACTGCACATCGCGATTCTGCTTGAAAATATGCGCCGAGAGGGCTATGAAGTGCAGGTGTCCCAGCCGCAAGTCATATTCCATCAGGAAGAAAACGGCGAGCGAAGCGAGCCGTTTGAAGAAGTGATTATTGACACTCCATCACAGCATCAGGGCACTATTATTGAACGCCTTGGCAAACGCAGATTCGTGATGAAAGACATAAAAACGCGCGGCAATTCGGTTCGCATAATCTTTGAAGGGCCGACGCGCGGAATTTTGGGGTACCGCAGTCAATTCGTGATTGACACCAAAGGCGAAGGAATTATTTCTTCAAGAGTTATCGGATTCAAACCTTACGCCGGCGAAATTAAAAAGCGCTCTACGGGCTCAATGATCTCTATGGCTGACGGAAAAGCATTGGGATATTCGCTTTGGAACCTGCAAGACCGAGGCGTGCTTTATATCGGCCCGAGCGCCGAAGTTTATGAAGGCATGGTTATCGGCAATACATCCAAAGGCGAAGAGATGAGCGTGAATCCGACCAAAGGAAAACAGCTTACCAACGTGCGCGCGTCGGGATCGGATGAAGCCATCGCGCTTACTCCTCCTTATGAACTTACGATTGAGCGCGGACTTGAAGTGATAGCCGTAGACGAATATCTGGAAATAACACCCAAAAGCGTCCGCCTGCGAAAACAGCATCTCACCAAAATTGACCGCTCCAGAGCGCGAAATAAAATATAG
- the pyrB gene encoding aspartate carbamoyltransferase: MDWPRTHIISASQFSKETLGRIFEEVKEFSENRNNLPQIMRGKVMVAFGSQPSTRTLGSFRAAMLMLGGKVNEFVEEKSSMAKGESFKDTLRVISNFGDIIVMRHPGIEAAENTIRDLPVPFISAGGGIEHPTQALLDIYTVTKEMGEVRGLKIAFVRDLRYGRVIPSWVYLLPIFEKAEVFLVSPPELALPQEYKNILKINSVRFLEADWKDFSENILSKIDVLMVTRIQKENLHPDIHERVRNFGIVDGKVLRRMKSKAIIMHPLPRVDEIAEEVDTDSRAAYFRQVENGLYTRMALLKMIFGGPL; encoded by the coding sequence ATGGATTGGCCAAGAACGCATATTATAAGCGCAAGCCAATTTTCAAAAGAAACCCTCGGAAGGATTTTTGAAGAAGTAAAAGAATTCAGTGAGAACAGAAATAATCTTCCGCAGATTATGCGAGGCAAGGTTATGGTTGCTTTCGGCAGTCAACCATCCACCCGCACTCTGGGCTCTTTCAGAGCCGCGATGCTGATGCTCGGCGGCAAAGTTAACGAGTTTGTTGAAGAAAAATCTTCAATGGCAAAGGGCGAAAGTTTCAAGGACACTTTGCGCGTGATTTCAAATTTCGGGGATATCATTGTTATGCGCCATCCAGGGATTGAGGCCGCGGAAAACACAATTCGCGATTTGCCGGTTCCGTTCATTAGCGCCGGCGGCGGCATAGAACATCCGACACAGGCTCTTCTTGATATTTATACTGTTACAAAGGAAATGGGCGAGGTTCGCGGCCTTAAAATCGCGTTTGTGCGCGACCTTCGTTATGGCAGAGTAATTCCTTCCTGGGTTTATCTTCTTCCGATTTTTGAAAAAGCAGAGGTTTTTTTGGTTTCGCCTCCGGAGCTGGCTCTTCCGCAGGAATACAAAAATATACTTAAAATAAATAGTGTCAGATTTTTGGAGGCAGATTGGAAAGATTTTTCGGAAAACATTCTTTCTAAAATTGATGTCCTTATGGTTACCAGGATTCAGAAAGAAAATTTACATCCGGATATACACGAACGAGTGCGGAATTTTGGAATTGTGGACGGTAAAGTTTTACGAAGAATGAAATCCAAAGCCATTATTATGCATCCTTTGCCAAGGGTTGATGAAATTGCCGAAGAAGTTGACACAGACTCCCGCGCGGCTTATTTCCGGCAGGTTGAAAACGGATTATACACGCGTATGGCGCTTTTAAAGATGATTTTCGGCGGCCCCTTATAG
- a CDS encoding sigma-70 family RNA polymerase sigma factor, with translation MPKKIKSKSRAKKRPGAKSAKKPKLSAAGRFSAKKEFSEEKVAELIKRGRIRGFVTYGEILSKFHHIERNILFLEDLYNRLQEAGIDVVEGKDLLEVEEKKTRQVKLREALELTGTDSVQMYLREIGKIPLLSAEDEKELARKIEKGDEDAKNRLALANLRLVVSIAKRYAGRSPNLTLLDLIQEGNIGLFRAVEKFDWRRGFKFSTYATWWIRQAITRALADQARTIRIPVHMVETISKYQQAVRRLTQDLGRDPLAEEIADEMGLEVEKIHHIQKISQDTISIDAPVGEDEEDSTLGEFIMDDTILSPDQETARKLLKDQLRDIIVDLTPREQKILKMRFGLEDAITHTLEEVGKEFGVTRERIRQIEAKALERIRQHSKAHKLDGYS, from the coding sequence ATGCCTAAAAAGATCAAATCAAAATCCAGGGCCAAAAAAAGGCCCGGGGCCAAGTCTGCAAAAAAGCCCAAGTTATCCGCGGCAGGCAGATTCTCGGCTAAAAAGGAGTTTAGCGAGGAAAAAGTCGCTGAACTCATTAAGCGCGGAAGAATCCGAGGATTTGTAACCTATGGTGAAATACTGTCCAAGTTTCACCATATTGAACGCAACATTCTTTTTCTTGAAGATCTTTATAACCGTTTGCAGGAGGCCGGTATTGATGTGGTTGAAGGCAAAGACCTGCTGGAAGTTGAGGAAAAAAAGACGCGCCAGGTTAAGCTGCGCGAGGCGCTGGAGCTTACGGGTACGGATTCGGTGCAGATGTATCTTCGTGAAATAGGGAAAATACCGTTACTTAGCGCTGAGGACGAAAAGGAACTGGCCAGAAAAATAGAAAAAGGAGACGAAGACGCCAAGAATCGTCTGGCTTTAGCCAACCTGCGTTTGGTGGTGTCAATCGCCAAGCGTTACGCCGGACGCTCCCCGAATCTCACTCTTCTGGATCTGATTCAGGAAGGGAATATCGGTTTATTCCGCGCTGTGGAAAAATTTGACTGGAGGCGCGGATTCAAGTTTTCGACTTACGCCACCTGGTGGATTCGGCAGGCTATTACCAGGGCGCTGGCAGACCAGGCGCGCACCATTCGTATTCCGGTGCATATGGTTGAAACCATTTCAAAATATCAGCAGGCCGTGCGCAGATTAACGCAGGATTTGGGGCGCGACCCGCTGGCTGAAGAAATTGCCGATGAAATGGGTCTTGAGGTTGAAAAAATTCATCATATTCAGAAGATTTCGCAGGATACGATTTCAATTGACGCTCCAGTGGGCGAGGACGAAGAGGATTCAACGCTGGGTGAGTTTATAATGGACGATACTATTCTTTCTCCCGATCAAGAAACCGCGCGAAAACTTTTAAAAGACCAGCTTCGCGATATAATAGTTGATCTTACGCCCAGAGAGCAGAAGATTTTAAAAATGCGTTTCGGTCTGGAAGACGCCATAACCCACACTCTGGAGGAAGTAGGCAAAGAATTCGGCGTTACTCGCGAACGCATCCGCCAGATTGAGGCCAAAGCCCTTGAAAGAATCCGCCAGCATTCAAAAGCGCATAAACTTGACGGTTACAGTTAA
- a CDS encoding cold shock domain-containing protein, which produces MNEGTIARLTDRGFGFIARAGEEKDLFFHSNELQNVKFDELKEGDKVTFEIAEGPKGLSAVKVNRV; this is translated from the coding sequence ATGAACGAGGGAACAATTGCTCGACTGACTGACCGAGGCTTCGGGTTCATCGCTCGCGCGGGTGAAGAAAAAGATCTTTTCTTCCACTCAAACGAGCTTCAGAACGTAAAGTTCGATGAGCTCAAAGAGGGGGACAAAGTCACTTTTGAGATTGCTGAAGGTCCTAAAGGCCTTAGCGCTGTAAAAGTTAACCGAGTGTAA
- a CDS encoding DNA primase: MPSPVERIKEKMDVAELVGSYIKLEKAGVNFKAVCPFHSERTPSFYVSPARQMWHCFGCNAGGDIFRFVMNIEGVEFPEALRILAEKTGVELERQDPKLRSERTRLLDLLETAASFYEKNLYERKDVGAYLKERGMTGQTAKSFRLGYAPDSWDATISHLKQAGFKQDEIEKAGLAIAAAGDQQPATGRFYDRFRARVMFPLFDGAGRIVGFSGRIFEKDLRPGGADIEPAKYINTPQTTLYDKSRVLYGFDRAKSEIRKKNAAIILEGQMDLIMSHQAGVVNAVAVSGTALTMQHLISIKRLCDTLIMSFDMDNAGFEATKKSLDLALTCGFDVKIVLIPEVKDPADLIKENPESWPVVLEKAEPIVAFLLKTLASKHKDVLAFKKEAGRSVLPYISAMPSEIDKAHWVGEVASALKMREENVWQELKRIKAKPDSKDAAYEIRPQTRSRKSLLEERLIGLAAWRRNDLSTVFGDCRADWFSPERRHIFESSAQGSAAEDHYVKKLALEAEVIYSLEDNLSDQFKNLAKELQKEHLKNRLIKLGESVRELEDSGGKEELEKKFNEFKAVSAELNSL, from the coding sequence ATGCCTTCGCCCGTAGAGAGAATAAAAGAAAAAATGGATGTTGCCGAACTTGTCGGTTCCTATATCAAGCTGGAAAAAGCCGGCGTCAACTTTAAGGCCGTCTGCCCGTTTCACTCCGAGCGCACGCCGTCTTTCTATGTTTCTCCCGCGCGCCAAATGTGGCACTGCTTCGGATGCAACGCCGGAGGAGACATTTTCAGATTCGTAATGAATATTGAGGGAGTTGAATTCCCCGAAGCTCTGCGGATTCTTGCTGAAAAAACCGGAGTGGAGCTTGAACGCCAGGACCCCAAATTGAGAAGCGAACGCACGCGCCTTCTGGATTTGCTGGAAACAGCCGCCTCATTTTATGAAAAAAATTTATATGAAAGAAAAGATGTCGGCGCGTATTTAAAAGAGCGCGGCATGACGGGGCAAACCGCCAAATCGTTTCGTTTGGGCTACGCTCCCGATTCTTGGGACGCTACCATTTCCCACCTTAAACAAGCCGGTTTTAAACAAGATGAAATAGAAAAAGCGGGATTAGCTATCGCGGCAGCCGGCGACCAACAGCCGGCTACCGGCAGATTTTACGATCGATTTCGCGCCCGCGTAATGTTTCCGCTTTTTGACGGCGCGGGGCGCATTGTGGGTTTTTCCGGCAGAATTTTTGAGAAAGATCTGCGTCCGGGCGGCGCGGACATTGAACCGGCAAAATATATCAACACCCCCCAAACGACCCTTTACGACAAATCCAGAGTGCTTTACGGTTTTGATCGGGCGAAATCCGAAATCCGCAAAAAAAACGCGGCAATAATTCTTGAAGGGCAAATGGACCTGATTATGTCGCATCAAGCCGGCGTCGTTAACGCCGTGGCTGTTTCCGGAACGGCTTTAACCATGCAGCATCTAATAAGCATTAAACGGCTTTGCGATACCTTAATTATGTCTTTTGATATGGATAACGCCGGCTTTGAGGCCACGAAAAAAAGCCTTGACCTGGCTTTGACCTGCGGATTTGACGTAAAAATAGTTTTGATACCGGAAGTAAAAGATCCGGCTGATTTAATAAAAGAAAACCCCGAAAGCTGGCCGGTTGTTTTGGAAAAAGCCGAGCCGATTGTCGCGTTTCTGCTGAAAACCTTGGCTTCAAAGCATAAAGATGTCCTTGCCTTTAAAAAAGAAGCGGGGCGATCCGTATTGCCGTATATTTCCGCTATGCCGAGCGAAATAGATAAGGCCCATTGGGTCGGCGAAGTCGCAAGCGCCCTTAAAATGCGCGAAGAAAATGTTTGGCAGGAGCTCAAAAGAATAAAAGCAAAGCCTGATTCAAAAGATGCGGCTTATGAAATTCGCCCGCAAACGCGAAGCCGCAAAAGCCTTTTAGAGGAAAGGCTAATAGGTCTGGCCGCATGGCGAAGAAATGATTTGTCAACGGTTTTTGGTGATTGTCGGGCTGATTGGTTTTCTCCGGAACGCCGGCATATTTTTGAATCAAGCGCGCAAGGTAGCGCGGCCGAAGATCACTACGTCAAAAAATTGGCGCTTGAAGCCGAAGTGATTTACTCTCTAGAAGATAATCTGTCGGACCAGTTTAAAAATTTAGCCAAAGAACTTCAAAAAGAACATTTGAAAAACCGGCTGATCAAGCTCGGGGAATCGGTCAGAGAGCTGGAGGATTCCGGAGGTAAAGAAGAACTTGAGAAAAAATTTAACGAATTCAAGGCCGTTTCAGCCGAACTTAACTCCCTTTAG
- a CDS encoding GIY-YIG nuclease family protein, translated as MYYVYILQSKKNQSLYIGYTTDIEKRLTEHNSGKSQATRPFRPYELIYYEAFVNMKDAKSREEYLKSGWGRRTINKMLKNYFL; from the coding sequence ATGTATTACGTTTACATTCTACAGAGCAAGAAAAATCAAAGTTTATATATTGGATATACTACCGACATTGAAAAGAGGCTTACTGAACATAATAGTGGCAAGAGTCAGGCCACGAGACCATTTCGCCCCTACGAGCTTATATACTACGAAGCGTTTGTAAACATGAAAGATGCCAAATCGCGCGAAGAATATTTAAAGAGCGGCTGGGGACGAAGAACAATCAATAAAATGCTAAAGAATTATTTTTTGTAA
- a CDS encoding class IV adenylate cyclase — MKHINIEIKAKCNNHEEIRKFLKSHNADFKGTDHQVDTYFKVNHGRLKLREGKIENFLIYYERENKEGPKQSDIILFKTFPESSLKSILVNSNGVLTVVDKKREIYFIDNVKFHIDTVQDLGTFMEIEAIDDSGDIGKEKLLQQCNEYLKSFEISESDLISVSYSDLLLEKTEK, encoded by the coding sequence ATGAAGCATATAAATATCGAGATAAAAGCAAAGTGCAATAACCACGAAGAAATTCGAAAATTCTTGAAATCTCACAATGCTGATTTTAAGGGAACTGACCATCAAGTCGATACTTATTTCAAAGTTAATCATGGCAGGCTGAAACTACGTGAGGGAAAGATAGAAAACTTCTTGATCTATTATGAACGAGAGAATAAAGAAGGTCCCAAACAATCAGACATCATCCTTTTCAAAACATTCCCAGAAAGCTCACTTAAATCTATATTGGTTAATTCTAATGGTGTATTGACGGTTGTAGACAAGAAAAGGGAAATTTATTTTATTGATAATGTGAAATTTCATATTGATACGGTTCAAGACCTCGGCACATTTATGGAGATTGAAGCAATTGATGACAGTGGGGATATCGGAAAAGAAAAACTGCTCCAACAGTGTAATGAATATCTAAAATCATTTGAAATTTCCGAATCCGATCTTATTTCAGTTTCTTATAGCGATTTGCTACTCGAAAAAACAGAAAAATGA